In Chroogloeocystis siderophila 5.2 s.c.1, a genomic segment contains:
- the fabG gene encoding 3-oxoacyl-[acyl-carrier-protein] reductase, with product MEVLPENLQRLRERVAIVTGASRGIGKAIVLSLASEGANVVVNYASSSTAAEKVVEEITTSGGNAIALQADVSKADQVDALLNAVMEKWNRVDVLVNNAGITRDTLLLRMKPEEWQAVIDLNLTGVFLCTRAVSKVMLKQRSGRIISITSVAGQMGNPGQANYSAAKAGVIGFTKTVAKELAPRGITANAVAPGFITTDMTSNLSNTEDILKFIPLGRYGQPEEVAGMVRFLATDPAAGYITGQVFNVDGGMVMA from the coding sequence ATGGAAGTATTGCCTGAAAATTTGCAGCGATTACGAGAGCGAGTCGCGATCGTAACTGGTGCTTCGCGGGGGATTGGCAAAGCGATCGTACTGAGTTTAGCAAGCGAAGGCGCAAATGTTGTTGTCAATTATGCAAGTTCTAGCACCGCAGCAGAGAAGGTAGTTGAAGAGATTACGACAAGTGGGGGAAATGCCATCGCGCTGCAAGCTGATGTATCCAAAGCCGATCAGGTTGATGCGCTGCTGAATGCGGTTATGGAAAAATGGAATCGCGTTGATGTACTCGTCAACAATGCTGGCATTACACGCGATACGTTATTGTTGCGCATGAAGCCAGAAGAATGGCAAGCAGTCATTGACCTTAACCTGACTGGTGTTTTCTTATGTACCCGCGCTGTTAGTAAAGTCATGCTAAAGCAACGTAGTGGACGGATTATCAGTATTACTTCTGTTGCTGGTCAAATGGGTAATCCAGGACAAGCAAACTATAGCGCTGCCAAAGCTGGAGTTATCGGCTTTACAAAAACCGTTGCGAAAGAATTAGCACCGCGCGGAATTACAGCTAATGCAGTTGCACCAGGCTTTATTACCACCGACATGACAAGCAATCTCAGCAATACCGAAGATATTCTCAAATTTATTCCTCTCGGTCGCTACGGTCAACCCGAAGAAGTTGCGGGAATGGTACGCTTCCTCGCTACTGATCCTGCGGCTGGTTACATCACTGGGCAGGTGTTTAATGTCGATGGTGGCATGGTGATGGCGTAG
- the trxA gene encoding thioredoxin: MATKQQFKNFAELLAQSNVPVLVDFYADWCGPCQMMAAILERVNAQFQQQLRVVKIDTEKYPEIASQYQVQALPTLVFFKHGQPVERIEGVMPADALIQKLQTLL; this comes from the coding sequence ATGGCAACTAAGCAACAGTTCAAAAACTTTGCAGAATTATTAGCGCAATCGAATGTTCCAGTCTTAGTCGATTTTTATGCAGACTGGTGCGGTCCTTGTCAGATGATGGCGGCAATTTTAGAGCGAGTCAATGCACAGTTTCAGCAGCAACTGCGCGTTGTAAAAATTGATACTGAGAAGTATCCTGAAATTGCTAGTCAGTATCAAGTTCAAGCCTTACCGACATTAGTGTTTTTCAAACACGGTCAACCTGTAGAACGCATTGAAGGTGTGATGCCAGCCGATGCGTTGATTCAAAAGTTACAGACGTTGCTGTAA
- the prmA gene encoding 50S ribosomal protein L11 methyltransferase encodes MANTWCELQIICDPVLEETVFWQLEQFGFRGMASEKKGDFRLIRSYLPSQEVQAVDLEALLQNLSKNAKLMSLAAPEIHQQQLDEEDWANSWKQYWHPQEIGNRVLINPAWLPTPDTDRIIIHLDPGVAFGTGNHQTTQLCLEALEDCINSDAVIADIGCGSGILSIGSLLLGASQVYAVDVDPLAVQSTASNRELNAIKPERLIVEQGSVERLVSLVSAPVDGIVCNILAEVIIKLIPQWNAITHTSTWGILSGILVNQAEAVSDTLTQHGWRVTSQLQKQDWCCLNIRRV; translated from the coding sequence ATGGCTAATACTTGGTGTGAATTACAGATTATTTGCGATCCTGTGCTAGAAGAAACTGTTTTCTGGCAACTCGAGCAATTTGGTTTTCGGGGAATGGCAAGTGAGAAAAAAGGAGACTTTCGCTTGATTCGCTCGTATTTACCCTCACAAGAGGTGCAAGCAGTCGATTTAGAAGCGTTGTTGCAAAATTTGAGCAAAAATGCTAAACTTATGAGCTTAGCTGCGCCAGAAATACATCAGCAACAGCTTGATGAAGAAGATTGGGCAAATAGTTGGAAACAATACTGGCATCCTCAGGAAATTGGCAATCGCGTCTTAATCAATCCTGCATGGCTACCAACGCCGGATACTGATCGCATTATCATCCATCTCGACCCTGGTGTCGCTTTTGGTACAGGCAACCATCAGACAACGCAATTGTGTCTCGAAGCCTTAGAAGATTGTATCAACAGTGACGCTGTGATCGCAGATATTGGCTGTGGCTCTGGTATTCTATCAATTGGATCGCTACTTTTAGGCGCAAGTCAAGTTTATGCAGTTGATGTTGACCCCCTTGCAGTACAATCTACGGCTAGCAACCGTGAACTCAATGCAATCAAACCAGAGCGCTTAATCGTCGAACAAGGCAGTGTTGAACGGCTGGTATCGTTAGTATCAGCACCAGTAGATGGCATTGTTTGTAACATTTTGGCAGAAGTCATTATCAAGTTAATTCCGCAATGGAATGCGATTACCCATACCTCAACTTGGGGTATTCTGAGCGGAATTCTTGTGAACCAAGCTGAAGCTGTCAGCGATACATTAACTCAGCATGGCTGGCGCGTGACTAGCCAGTTGCAAAAACAAGACTGGTGCTGTCTCAATATTCGCCGTGTTTAA